One window of the Deltaproteobacteria bacterium genome contains the following:
- a CDS encoding ABC transporter substrate-binding protein, with the protein MELTLAHYRNRFCMFRTYYALAEGIVKPEGFDLKVIEVADPPSHELEEVLIRGEVAFANVYLPNFLKRKLGGAPIVGLSTEWKSTAKGNGVFVLKDGPVQTPKDLEGRLIASHHSDPHAMHCYLLRKHYKVDDSTIRWESHPQEELVSILKEGKADAVTLIDQVFWHGEKDPDVRCLYTDGDAWRGLHGLPEIIKHMLATREDLLQEHPEFAGQILDACRKSIAYSDAHLEEVADKFIARYGGDKQDILASAGYPKIEFTFTDTERKEAEATMEMLIETGRLEGRVDLSTAFVS; encoded by the coding sequence ATGGAGCTGACACTCGCACACTACCGCAACCGCTTCTGCATGTTCCGCACCTACTACGCGCTGGCCGAGGGCATCGTGAAGCCCGAGGGCTTCGATCTCAAGGTCATCGAGGTGGCCGATCCGCCCAGCCACGAGCTGGAGGAGGTGCTGATCCGGGGCGAGGTGGCGTTCGCCAACGTCTATCTGCCGAACTTCCTCAAGCGCAAGCTCGGCGGCGCCCCCATCGTCGGCCTGTCCACCGAGTGGAAGTCCACCGCCAAGGGCAACGGCGTCTTCGTGCTCAAGGACGGGCCGGTGCAGACGCCCAAGGACCTGGAGGGCCGGCTCATCGCCAGCCACCACTCCGATCCCCACGCCATGCACTGCTACCTGCTGCGCAAGCACTACAAGGTGGACGACTCCACCATCCGCTGGGAGTCCCATCCCCAGGAGGAACTCGTGTCCATCCTCAAGGAGGGCAAGGCCGACGCCGTCACCCTCATCGACCAGGTCTTCTGGCACGGCGAGAAGGACCCCGACGTGCGCTGTCTCTACACCGACGGCGACGCCTGGCGCGGCCTCCACGGCCTCCCCGAGATCATCAAACACATGCTCGCCACCCGCGAGGACCTGTTGCAGGAACACCCCGAGTTTGCCGGCCAGATCCTCGACGCCTGCCGCAAGTCCATCGCCTACAGCGACGCCCACCTCGAAGAGGTCGCCGACAAGTTCATCGCCAGGTACGGCGGCGACAAGCAGGACATCCTCGCATCCGCCGGCTACCCCAAGATCGAGTTCACCTTCACCGACACCGAGCGCAAGGAAGCCGAAGCCACCATGGAGATGCTCATCGAGACCGGCCGCCTGGAGGGAAGGGTGGACCTGTCGACGGCGTTCGTGTCGTGA
- a CDS encoding extracellular solute-binding protein, with product MRSLIAKILAFSLGAALCFSGMALASSADLVAAAKKEGKIRVIIFSSYKKAAQEFEKKYGITVEGTYVGAPDILRKVSQESQAGIFAIDVFATSPGPLSGLNHWTQPYKPAGYERVAHVMEPLPKEWNQIPLFNHVVGASYNKKLVPPDKAPRSIQDLIKPEYKGKIISRTPWLGSNYLVHIASFYSWFGENEEKWADYWTKFKANVARYEPKWGQLHAAVGLKEFSLGIFTLPYTPYTFGRSYPDLGYSTFREPAIWWPNMAAIHKNAPHPNASKLFVDFLVSTEGQNIFRDEGLLVADKTVEPLDALKKELTGVKFFDPSPQIIAREVSQNGAEWKARIQKLYQ from the coding sequence ATGCGAAGCTTGATTGCAAAGATATTGGCATTCTCACTGGGCGCGGCTCTGTGTTTCTCCGGCATGGCGCTGGCGTCGAGCGCCGATCTGGTGGCCGCGGCGAAGAAGGAAGGCAAGATCCGGGTCATCATCTTCTCCAGCTACAAGAAGGCCGCCCAGGAGTTCGAGAAGAAGTACGGCATCACGGTGGAGGGTACCTACGTGGGCGCTCCCGACATTCTCCGCAAGGTGAGCCAGGAATCGCAGGCGGGCATATTCGCCATCGACGTTTTCGCCACCTCGCCGGGACCGCTGAGCGGGCTCAACCACTGGACGCAGCCCTACAAGCCCGCCGGATACGAGAGAGTGGCCCACGTCATGGAACCGCTCCCCAAGGAGTGGAACCAGATCCCGCTCTTCAACCACGTGGTGGGGGCGTCCTACAACAAGAAGCTGGTGCCGCCGGACAAGGCCCCCCGGAGCATCCAGGACCTGATCAAGCCCGAGTACAAGGGGAAGATCATCTCCCGCACACCGTGGCTGGGCTCCAACTATCTCGTGCACATCGCGTCCTTCTACTCGTGGTTCGGAGAGAACGAAGAGAAGTGGGCCGACTACTGGACCAAGTTCAAGGCCAACGTGGCACGGTACGAGCCCAAGTGGGGCCAGCTCCACGCGGCAGTGGGACTCAAGGAGTTCTCGCTGGGTATCTTCACGCTGCCCTACACGCCCTACACGTTCGGGCGGAGCTATCCCGACCTCGGCTACTCCACCTTTCGGGAACCGGCCATCTGGTGGCCCAACATGGCGGCCATCCACAAGAACGCGCCCCATCCCAACGCGTCCAAGCTGTTCGTCGATTTCCTGGTGAGCACCGAGGGCCAGAACATCTTCCGGGATGAAGGGCTGCTCGTCGCCGACAAGACCGTGGAGCCCCTGGATGCGCTCAAGAAGGAGTTGACGGGTGTCAAGTTCTTCGACCCGTCGCCGCAGATCATCGCCCGCGAGGTGAGCCAGAACGGGGCCGAGTGGAAGGCGCGCATCCAGAAGCTCTATCAATAA
- a CDS encoding prolyl oligopeptidase family serine peptidase — MFEFFPGNRSWSFACIRLLAESYYGGGEFNEIHRTAQRIKPGDVESWHAEWLETAERVGAHGREQQAAGHPQSAVKAFFRASNYYRVAEFLLPFTDDRKIPTYRKSTESFQAAAALSPGIERVEVPYEDTAMPGYFFHAPASAGEKPPVLIFTGGADSTAEEVYFVGGPEAAKRGLALLIVDGPGRGGMLRLRNSLAIPDFERPITAMVDYLEARGDVDMNRVALMGMSMGGYYVTRAAAYEKRVRCCVSHFGPYDCYRDIYEYYEPLRGQFRWITGSDSEDEVRRRLSRFTLAGSIEKVECPLLILHGEDDIITDPRCAYQTYDEARCEKELRYLRAGEPGAVHCSYDNHAEIFPFMHDWVAARL, encoded by the coding sequence ATGTTCGAATTCTTCCCGGGGAACCGGAGCTGGTCCTTCGCGTGCATCCGGCTGCTGGCCGAGAGCTACTACGGCGGCGGCGAGTTCAACGAGATCCACCGCACCGCGCAGCGCATCAAGCCGGGCGACGTCGAGAGCTGGCACGCCGAGTGGCTCGAGACGGCGGAAAGGGTGGGCGCCCACGGCCGCGAGCAACAGGCCGCCGGCCATCCGCAGAGCGCGGTCAAGGCCTTCTTCCGCGCCTCCAACTACTACCGGGTGGCCGAGTTCCTGCTGCCCTTCACCGACGACCGGAAGATCCCCACCTACCGGAAGTCCACCGAGAGCTTCCAGGCCGCCGCGGCGCTTTCGCCCGGCATCGAGCGCGTGGAGGTGCCCTACGAGGACACCGCCATGCCCGGCTACTTCTTTCACGCTCCCGCCTCGGCCGGAGAGAAGCCGCCCGTGCTGATCTTCACCGGCGGCGCCGACTCCACCGCCGAGGAGGTCTACTTCGTCGGCGGCCCCGAGGCCGCCAAGCGGGGCCTCGCCCTGCTCATCGTCGACGGCCCCGGACGCGGCGGCATGCTCCGGCTGCGCAACAGCCTCGCCATCCCCGACTTCGAGCGTCCGATCACGGCCATGGTGGACTACCTCGAAGCCCGCGGCGACGTGGACATGAACCGCGTCGCCCTCATGGGCATGAGCATGGGCGGCTACTACGTCACCCGCGCCGCGGCCTACGAGAAGCGCGTCCGGTGCTGCGTGTCCCACTTCGGCCCCTACGACTGCTACCGCGACATCTACGAGTACTACGAGCCGCTGAGGGGACAGTTCCGCTGGATCACCGGATCGGACAGCGAAGACGAGGTGCGCCGCCGCCTGAGCCGGTTCACCCTCGCCGGCAGCATCGAGAAGGTCGAGTGCCCGCTGCTCATCCTCCACGGCGAGGACGACATCATCACCGACCCCCGGTGCGCTTACCAGACCTACGACGAGGCCCGGTGTGAGAAGGAGCTGCGCTACCTCCGCGCCGGCGAACCCGGCGCCGTCCACTGCTCCTACGACAACCACGCCGAGATCTTCCCGTTCATGCACGACTGGGTGGCGGCGCGTCTTTGA
- a CDS encoding tripartite tricarboxylate transporter substrate-binding protein: protein MTRKIVRSTFAVLLALALSGVAAHAAENFYAGKTVRIMVAYSPGGGFDAYSRLLARHLPRHIPGNPTVVVQNRPGAGGLITANFIYNKAKPDGLTIGHWVGGLILQQYLGNKKVRFDAAKMGWIGAPVRITNVCMTHKKSGVVDLASWRAAKQPVKFGGSQPGSTLWDIPRILIAHTDLPMRLIEGYGGTAPVRVAAEKGEVAGVCASWEGLKNPWAAQLASGDVRVLAQFVDKPHSELAGIPLTNDVIKSDVGRQVMNIVIRDIGGALNRPYSLPPGTPKDRLMVLRRAFDATMKDPELLAEAKKSRFPITPVSGEDVDKLVAGVAGLQPELLATIKKTFAPKK from the coding sequence ATGACCAGGAAGATCGTGCGCTCGACGTTCGCCGTGCTCTTGGCTCTGGCCCTGTCCGGCGTCGCGGCCCATGCCGCGGAAAACTTCTACGCCGGCAAGACCGTCCGCATCATGGTCGCCTATTCGCCCGGCGGCGGGTTCGACGCGTACTCGCGCCTTCTGGCGCGCCACCTGCCCCGGCACATTCCGGGCAACCCCACGGTGGTGGTTCAGAACCGGCCGGGGGCCGGCGGCCTCATCACCGCCAACTTCATCTACAACAAGGCCAAGCCTGACGGTCTTACCATCGGCCACTGGGTCGGCGGGCTGATCCTGCAGCAGTACCTGGGCAACAAGAAGGTGCGATTCGACGCGGCCAAGATGGGCTGGATCGGCGCGCCGGTGCGGATCACCAACGTGTGCATGACCCACAAGAAGAGCGGCGTCGTCGACCTGGCCTCGTGGCGCGCGGCCAAGCAACCGGTCAAGTTCGGCGGCAGCCAGCCCGGCTCTACCCTGTGGGACATCCCGCGCATCCTCATCGCCCACACGGACCTGCCCATGAGGCTCATCGAGGGCTACGGCGGCACCGCGCCCGTGCGGGTGGCCGCGGAGAAGGGCGAGGTCGCGGGCGTGTGCGCGAGCTGGGAAGGGCTCAAGAACCCCTGGGCCGCGCAGCTCGCCAGCGGTGACGTGCGCGTGCTGGCCCAGTTCGTGGACAAGCCTCACTCGGAGTTGGCCGGCATTCCCCTGACCAACGACGTGATCAAGTCCGACGTGGGGCGGCAGGTGATGAACATCGTGATCCGCGACATCGGCGGCGCCCTCAACCGGCCGTACTCGCTGCCTCCGGGAACTCCCAAGGACCGGCTGATGGTGCTGCGCCGCGCGTTCGACGCGACCATGAAGGACCCCGAACTGCTCGCGGAAGCGAAGAAGTCCAGGTTCCCCATCACTCCGGTCTCCGGCGAGGACGTGGACAAGCTCGTGGCCGGTGTCGCCGGTCTGCAGCCCGAGTTGCTGGCCACCATCAAGAAGACCTTTGCGCCCAAGAAGTAG
- a CDS encoding GNAT family protein has protein sequence MAQSPGLAYSIHTPRLILRCWHPTDANLLQREINDNLEYLRPWMDWAQQEPESLEMKTERLRHFRDDFLSRREFVYGIFAPDGLRIIGGTGLHTRESKDAREIGYWIGRSHANKGLATESTAALTRVAFEVNRVERLEIRCDPRNRASARVAEKLGYVHRGTLYRNKTDAEGRLRDTMVWSLDAEEYPDSRASGASVAVYNRGKVRIL, from the coding sequence ATGGCTCAATCTCCGGGACTGGCATACAGCATCCACACGCCGCGCTTGATCCTGCGCTGCTGGCATCCCACGGACGCCAACCTGTTGCAGCGGGAGATCAACGACAACCTGGAATACCTGCGCCCCTGGATGGACTGGGCCCAGCAGGAGCCGGAGTCCCTGGAGATGAAGACGGAGCGGCTGCGGCATTTCCGGGACGACTTCCTCTCGCGGCGGGAATTCGTCTACGGGATATTCGCCCCGGACGGCCTGCGCATCATCGGCGGCACCGGCCTGCACACCCGCGAGAGCAAGGACGCGCGCGAGATCGGCTACTGGATCGGCCGGTCCCACGCCAACAAGGGCCTGGCCACCGAGTCCACCGCCGCGCTCACGCGGGTGGCCTTCGAGGTCAACCGCGTGGAGCGCCTGGAGATCCGCTGCGACCCGCGCAACAGGGCCAGCGCGCGGGTGGCCGAGAAGCTCGGCTACGTTCACCGCGGAACGCTCTACCGCAACAAGACCGACGCCGAGGGACGCCTGCGGGACACCATGGTGTGGAGTCTGGACGCGGAGGAATATCCCGACAGCCGTGCGTCGGGCGCGTCCGTGGCCGTCTACAACCGCGGGAAAGTCAGGATACTTTAG
- a CDS encoding amidohydrolase family protein, which yields MSDRIISADGHMDLFYLDEDTFRSRAPAKLKDRVPNVHTVDGKPTWVGDGAMMGGHRAWMGRQPMTNHRGRRMREAGWEPTHPSDPKLRARDLDIDSIAAEVIYGIRFVEDSIKDPDVITATYRAYNDFIAEFCEHDPNRFIGIADIPAHSADAAAAEIRRIGRNGLGLKGALFDFFNGPAPIWHEMWEPMWDAAEEEEVALSFHIGAGHGTTTVGPRSAEEKLRGDIPKVSREAHVAVVAMQADECLVSIILCGTLERHPALKVVMAESHIGWIPYVLERLDTKFREGEYEGMISTPPSALFRRQMWATFQDDKVGARLAEEYAPENFCWASDYPHRDGIWPDSQEFIQQTMGELSDKMRRRLTADNVARLYDIQ from the coding sequence ATGAGCGACCGAATCATCTCTGCAGACGGACACATGGACCTCTTCTACCTCGACGAGGATACGTTCCGGTCCCGCGCGCCGGCGAAGCTGAAGGACCGCGTGCCCAACGTGCACACCGTCGACGGCAAACCCACGTGGGTTGGGGACGGCGCCATGATGGGAGGACACCGGGCCTGGATGGGGCGGCAGCCCATGACCAACCACCGGGGCCGCAGGATGCGCGAGGCCGGGTGGGAACCCACCCATCCCTCGGATCCGAAGCTCAGGGCCAGGGACCTGGACATCGACAGCATCGCCGCCGAGGTCATCTACGGCATCCGCTTCGTCGAGGACAGCATCAAGGACCCGGACGTTATCACCGCGACCTACCGGGCCTACAACGACTTCATCGCCGAGTTCTGCGAGCACGATCCCAACCGCTTCATCGGCATCGCCGACATCCCCGCCCATTCCGCCGACGCCGCGGCCGCGGAGATCCGCCGCATCGGCAGGAACGGGCTCGGGCTCAAGGGCGCGCTGTTCGACTTCTTCAACGGCCCCGCGCCCATCTGGCACGAGATGTGGGAACCCATGTGGGACGCCGCCGAGGAGGAGGAAGTGGCGCTGTCCTTCCACATCGGCGCGGGCCACGGCACCACCACGGTCGGCCCCCGGAGCGCGGAGGAAAAGCTCAGGGGGGATATCCCGAAGGTTTCCCGGGAAGCCCATGTAGCGGTGGTGGCGATGCAGGCCGACGAGTGTCTCGTGTCGATCATCCTGTGCGGCACCCTGGAGCGCCATCCCGCCCTCAAGGTTGTCATGGCCGAGAGCCACATCGGCTGGATCCCGTACGTGCTGGAGCGGCTGGACACCAAGTTCCGGGAAGGCGAGTACGAGGGGATGATCAGCACACCGCCCAGTGCGCTGTTCCGGCGCCAGATGTGGGCCACCTTCCAGGACGACAAGGTCGGCGCGCGCCTGGCCGAGGAGTACGCTCCGGAAAACTTCTGCTGGGCCTCGGACTACCCCCACCGGGACGGCATCTGGCCCGACTCCCAGGAGTTCATCCAGCAGACCATGGGCGAGTTGAGCGACAAGATGCGCCGGCGCCTCACCGCCGACAACGTGGCGCGGCTGTACGATATCCAGTAG
- a CDS encoding iron-containing alcohol dehydrogenase, translated as MTTTANDLQGEWRDRAAVPDHVIWGPGSHERLKGLLEEMGCGRALLLTSGSLKKRTPWVDRIVDGLGGMVAAVRSDSAEFTPDWLCFDTARQAREVEPDVIVTVGGGSVADWGKAVAFILAQGLESVEELDGYVASPDNQRLASLPRPPIPQVAMPTTLSASEATWSVTINRPERKFKDHVRHPDLVPKAVILDAAIASSTPAGLWCATGLKAMEHVVEKLYTVDRNPVVDNMCLKAGELLYRYLPRCKDNPEDLEAFTQCQVALVGVGFHGRGVHKGLSQVIGWQLGAYGVSHGHTSCVILPHVMEFNRSISLSAQAALGRALGGDAATDDEAAENAQAAVAGLVRDLELPSRLRDVGIPREDLPEIARKVIVSPNIIYNPKPVTQPGEVLGVLERAW; from the coding sequence ATGACCACGACGGCCAACGATCTCCAGGGCGAATGGCGCGACCGCGCCGCGGTGCCGGACCACGTGATCTGGGGGCCTGGATCGCATGAGCGCCTGAAGGGGCTGCTGGAAGAGATGGGTTGCGGCCGGGCGCTGCTTCTGACCAGCGGTTCGCTCAAGAAGCGCACGCCGTGGGTGGACAGGATCGTCGACGGGCTGGGCGGCATGGTGGCGGCGGTCCGCAGCGACAGCGCGGAGTTCACCCCCGACTGGCTGTGCTTCGACACGGCCCGGCAGGCGCGGGAGGTCGAGCCCGACGTCATCGTCACCGTGGGCGGCGGCAGCGTGGCGGACTGGGGCAAGGCGGTGGCGTTCATCCTCGCCCAGGGCCTTGAATCGGTAGAGGAACTGGACGGGTATGTGGCCTCCCCGGACAACCAGCGGCTGGCTTCGCTGCCCCGACCGCCGATACCGCAGGTGGCGATGCCTACCACCCTGTCGGCCTCGGAAGCTACCTGGTCGGTGACCATCAACCGCCCGGAGCGCAAGTTCAAGGACCACGTGCGGCACCCGGACCTGGTGCCCAAGGCGGTGATCCTCGACGCCGCCATCGCCTCGTCCACCCCGGCCGGCCTGTGGTGCGCCACCGGCCTCAAGGCCATGGAGCACGTGGTGGAGAAGCTCTACACCGTGGACCGCAACCCCGTGGTGGACAACATGTGCCTCAAGGCCGGCGAGCTGCTGTACCGCTACCTGCCGCGCTGCAAGGACAACCCCGAGGACCTGGAGGCCTTCACCCAGTGCCAGGTGGCCCTGGTAGGCGTGGGCTTCCACGGACGCGGCGTGCACAAGGGACTGTCGCAGGTCATCGGCTGGCAGCTCGGCGCCTACGGCGTCTCCCACGGCCACACGTCCTGCGTCATCCTGCCCCACGTGATGGAGTTCAACCGCTCCATCAGCCTCTCCGCCCAGGCCGCTCTCGGCCGCGCCCTGGGCGGCGACGCCGCCACGGACGACGAGGCGGCGGAGAACGCGCAGGCCGCCGTGGCCGGGCTGGTGCGGGACCTGGAGCTGCCGAGCCGGCTGCGCGACGTCGGGATCCCGCGCGAGGACCTTCCCGAGATTGCCAGGAAGGTCATCGTGTCGCCCAACATCATCTACAACCCGAAGCCGGTGACGCAACCCGGGGAGGTTCTGGGGGTGTTGGAGAGGGCGTGGTAG